The proteins below come from a single Mycolicibacterium sp. TY81 genomic window:
- a CDS encoding amidohydrolase family protein — translation MFDLKITGGTVVDGTGADRFTADVAIKDGKIVEVHRRGPNDPVLSGDSAETIDATGKIVAPGFVDIHTHYDGQVSWDSVLEPSSNHGVTTVVAGNCGVGFAPVRPGQEEWLIALMEGVEDIPGTALTEGITWGWESFGEYLDVVGQRELAVDMGTQIAHGAVRAYAMGERGARNEPATADDIKAMAKLVQDAIEAGALGFSSSRTLAHRAMDGEPVPGTFAAEDELFALGRATAAGGAAVFELAPQGAAGEDIVAPRKELEWMRRLGEEIDCALSFALIQVDADPNLWREQLDLSAAAHQAGSRLFPQVAARPFGMLLGFPGHHAFTHRPTYRRLVAECTREELAEKLAEPTVRAAILAEEDLPIDPTKLFDGMFMLAQNAANRLYHIGEPPDYEPTVERTVAAIAERRGVDPLAAMYDLMLEADAGAMLMYPMFNYSDGNHDAIREMLTHPAGVLGLSDGGAHCSMICDASYPTFLLTHWARDRHRGEKLPLEYVIRKQSHDTAQLYGMSDRGVIAVGKKADVNVIDLDALTLHAPKMVHDLPAGGKRLVQGASGYDATIVSGTVTRRHGIDTGARPGRLVRGIR, via the coding sequence GTGTTCGATCTGAAGATCACCGGTGGCACCGTCGTCGACGGCACCGGCGCCGACCGGTTCACCGCCGACGTCGCGATCAAGGACGGCAAGATCGTCGAGGTTCACCGCCGCGGTCCGAACGACCCTGTGCTGTCCGGTGATTCGGCCGAGACCATCGATGCCACCGGCAAGATCGTCGCTCCCGGGTTCGTGGACATCCACACCCACTACGACGGCCAGGTGAGCTGGGACAGCGTGCTGGAGCCGTCGAGCAACCACGGCGTGACGACGGTGGTCGCGGGCAACTGCGGCGTCGGTTTCGCGCCGGTGCGCCCCGGCCAGGAGGAATGGCTGATCGCGCTCATGGAGGGCGTCGAAGACATCCCCGGCACTGCCCTGACCGAGGGCATCACGTGGGGCTGGGAGAGTTTCGGCGAGTACCTCGACGTCGTCGGGCAGCGTGAACTGGCCGTCGACATGGGCACCCAGATCGCGCACGGCGCGGTCCGCGCGTACGCCATGGGGGAGCGCGGCGCCCGCAACGAACCGGCCACCGCCGACGACATCAAGGCCATGGCCAAACTGGTCCAGGACGCGATCGAGGCCGGGGCCCTGGGCTTTTCGTCGTCACGCACGTTGGCACACCGTGCCATGGACGGCGAACCCGTGCCCGGCACCTTCGCCGCGGAAGACGAGTTGTTCGCCCTGGGCCGGGCCACCGCGGCCGGTGGGGCGGCCGTCTTCGAGCTGGCCCCGCAGGGCGCGGCGGGCGAGGACATCGTCGCGCCGCGCAAGGAACTCGAGTGGATGCGCCGGCTGGGAGAGGAGATCGACTGTGCCCTGAGCTTCGCGCTCATCCAGGTCGACGCCGACCCCAATCTGTGGCGTGAGCAGCTCGATCTGTCGGCGGCCGCGCACCAGGCGGGCAGCCGGTTGTTCCCGCAGGTGGCGGCGCGGCCGTTCGGCATGTTGCTGGGCTTCCCCGGCCACCACGCGTTCACCCACCGGCCGACGTACCGCCGGCTGGTCGCCGAGTGCACGCGCGAGGAGCTCGCCGAGAAGCTGGCCGAGCCCACGGTGCGGGCCGCGATCCTGGCGGAGGAAGACCTGCCGATCGATCCCACGAAGTTGTTCGACGGCATGTTCATGCTGGCGCAGAATGCGGCAAATCGCCTGTACCACATCGGCGAACCGCCGGATTACGAGCCGACGGTCGAGCGCACCGTGGCGGCGATCGCGGAGCGCCGCGGCGTGGACCCGCTGGCCGCGATGTACGACCTGATGCTGGAAGCCGACGCCGGCGCCATGCTGATGTACCCGATGTTCAACTACTCGGACGGCAACCATGACGCCATCCGCGAGATGCTCACGCATCCGGCCGGGGTGCTCGGGCTGTCGGACGGCGGCGCGCACTGCAGCATGATCTGCGACGCGTCGTACCCGACGTTTCTGCTGACGCACTGGGCCCGGGACCGCCATCGCGGTGAGAAGCTGCCGCTGGAGTACGTCATCCGCAAGCAGTCGCATGACACCGCCCAGCTGTACGGGATGTCGGACCGTGGCGTCATCGCCGTCGGCAAGAAGGCGGACGTCAACGTCATCGATCTGGACGCGCTGACGCTGCACGCGCCGAAGATGGTGCACGATCTGCCCGCCGGGGGAAAACGCTTGGTGCAGGGCGCAAGTGGGTACGACGCGACGATCGTCAGCGGCACCGTCACCCGACGGCACGGCATCGACACCGGCGCGCGGCCGGGCCGGCTGGTCCGCGGCATCCGCTAG
- a CDS encoding LLM class flavin-dependent oxidoreductase, whose translation MPHSSSRIHLAVALDGAGWHPAAWREPDARSADLFGAGYWTDLVLEAERGALDFVTVEDSLAVQSDDPFVPDQRVDRVRGRLDAVLIAARVAPRTQRIGLVPTAVVTHTEPFHVSKSIATLDYVSAGRAGVRVQIAGRPDVAAHFGRREAASRSRTDEYFAETADYVEVLRRLWDSWEDDAEIRDAATGRFIDRDKLHYIDFSGRWFSVKGPSITPRPPQGQPIVAALGHGRAAHELIAGSADLGFVTPGDAAQAVAVVEEIRGLQHDAGRGSETIHIFGDVVVFLDDSAPAAQARRRRLDDVAGVEYRSDATVFAGTAAQLADLLTEWHGAGLTGFRLRPAALPHDLVQITEQLVPELRRRGLFRDGYEANTLRGLLGLPRPSNRYARSSQ comes from the coding sequence ATGCCTCATTCGTCGAGCCGAATCCATCTGGCCGTGGCGCTGGACGGCGCCGGCTGGCACCCGGCCGCGTGGCGCGAACCCGACGCGCGATCCGCCGATCTCTTCGGCGCCGGCTACTGGACCGACCTGGTCCTCGAGGCCGAACGCGGTGCATTGGACTTCGTGACCGTCGAGGACTCGTTGGCAGTCCAGTCCGACGACCCCTTCGTGCCCGACCAGCGCGTCGATCGGGTCCGTGGCCGGTTGGACGCGGTGTTGATCGCGGCGCGGGTCGCGCCCCGTACCCAGCGGATCGGGTTGGTGCCCACGGCCGTCGTCACCCACACCGAGCCGTTCCATGTGTCGAAGTCCATCGCGACGCTCGATTACGTGAGTGCCGGCCGGGCCGGTGTGCGCGTCCAGATCGCCGGCCGCCCGGATGTCGCCGCGCACTTCGGGCGACGTGAGGCTGCGTCCCGGTCGCGGACCGACGAGTATTTCGCCGAGACCGCCGATTACGTCGAGGTGCTGCGCCGGCTGTGGGACAGCTGGGAGGACGACGCCGAGATCCGCGATGCCGCCACCGGCCGCTTCATTGATCGCGACAAGCTGCACTACATCGACTTCAGTGGCCGCTGGTTCTCGGTCAAGGGTCCGTCCATCACGCCGCGCCCACCGCAGGGGCAGCCGATCGTCGCGGCATTGGGCCACGGCCGCGCTGCCCACGAGCTGATCGCCGGCAGCGCGGACCTCGGGTTCGTCACCCCTGGCGACGCCGCACAGGCCGTAGCTGTCGTCGAGGAAATCCGTGGGTTGCAACACGACGCCGGCCGCGGTTCCGAGACGATCCACATCTTCGGCGATGTGGTGGTGTTTCTCGATGACAGTGCGCCGGCGGCGCAGGCCCGCCGGCGCCGGCTCGATGACGTCGCCGGTGTCGAATACCGCAGTGATGCAACAGTGTTCGCCGGAACCGCCGCGCAATTGGCCGACCTGCTGACGGAGTGGCACGGCGCCGGGCTGACGGGATTTCGGCTGCGGCCGGCGGCTCTGCCGCACGACCTGGTCCAGATCACCGAACAACTGGTGCCCGAATTGCGGCGCCGCGGACTCTTCCGCGACGGGTACGAAGCGAACACGTTGCGTGGCCTGCTCGGGTTGCCGCGCCCGTCCAACCGTTACGCAAGGAGCAGCCAATGA